A single genomic interval of Bradyrhizobium sp. AZCC 1693 harbors:
- a CDS encoding ATP-binding cassette domain-containing protein, with amino-acid sequence MQEALRFRLSDAEPLGRAEIIEQARFARRGPRTASRGLSLTIRDLHKSFGDNEVLRGLDLHIPAGQFVAIVGRSGCGKSTLLRLIAGLDTATAGSIDFGEEARAEDIRVMFQEPRLLPWARVLSNVEVGLGRERASQGAQARAESALAEVGLADKRSQWPAVLSGGQKQRVALARALVSQPRVLAFDEPLGALDALTRISMQRLLERVWHDQGFTAILVTHDVAEAAALADRVLVIEDGRIAQDFSVDVPRPRQRGSAELAALEGAILKNLLEGTEDTSDL; translated from the coding sequence ATGCAAGAAGCCCTTCGTTTCCGTCTGTCGGACGCCGAACCTCTCGGCCGCGCCGAGATCATCGAGCAAGCGCGCTTTGCGCGCCGCGGTCCCAGAACCGCGTCTCGCGGCCTTTCACTGACCATCCGTGATTTGCACAAATCGTTCGGCGACAACGAGGTGCTGCGTGGCCTCGACCTGCACATTCCGGCCGGCCAGTTCGTCGCGATCGTCGGCCGCAGCGGCTGTGGCAAGAGCACGCTGCTGCGGTTGATCGCTGGCCTCGATACGGCGACCGCAGGCAGTATCGACTTCGGCGAGGAGGCGCGCGCCGAGGACATTCGCGTGATGTTTCAGGAGCCGCGGTTGCTGCCTTGGGCTCGGGTGCTTTCGAACGTCGAAGTCGGACTGGGTCGGGAACGGGCATCGCAGGGTGCGCAGGCCCGCGCCGAGAGCGCACTGGCTGAGGTCGGTCTCGCTGACAAGCGCTCCCAGTGGCCGGCGGTCCTGTCAGGCGGACAGAAGCAGCGCGTGGCGCTGGCGCGCGCGTTGGTCAGCCAACCGCGCGTGCTGGCCTTCGACGAGCCGCTCGGCGCGCTCGACGCGTTGACCCGCATTTCGATGCAGCGGCTGCTCGAGCGGGTCTGGCACGATCAGGGCTTTACCGCGATCCTGGTGACCCACGACGTCGCTGAGGCTGCCGCCTTGGCCGATCGCGTGCTTGTCATCGAGGATGGCCGCATCGCCCAGGATTTCAGCGTCGATGTTCCGCGTCCGCGCCAGCGCGGTTCGGCCGAGCTGGCGGCGCTGGAGGGCGCGATCCTGAAAAATCTTCTGGAAGGCACGGAAGATACTTCCGACCTGTGA
- a CDS encoding flavin reductase family protein — translation MNLIIRSASIDSEVSSGDFRSAMRQLTGGVSVITAGRGRDISGMTVTSVSSLSVDPPALIVSINRESSSWPLVKRYGFFGVNILTSDQIDIAERFTGKGGLKGVDRFAGARWMTCASGVPLLVGALAAIDCEVEDVVERHSHAIIIGRILNVEVSARTAALAYWQGRYVAIDQDEDAAKLAEVSVPVRKTARKV, via the coding sequence ATGAACCTTATCATCCGTTCCGCGTCGATCGATTCCGAGGTTTCCTCCGGCGATTTTCGCAGTGCGATGCGCCAATTGACGGGGGGTGTCAGCGTTATCACCGCAGGGCGGGGCCGGGATATTTCGGGCATGACCGTTACCTCGGTGTCATCCCTGTCGGTCGATCCGCCGGCCTTGATCGTCAGCATCAATCGGGAATCTTCCTCCTGGCCGCTCGTGAAGCGCTACGGCTTTTTCGGCGTCAATATCCTCACGTCGGACCAAATTGATATCGCCGAGCGGTTCACCGGCAAGGGTGGGCTGAAGGGCGTCGATCGCTTCGCCGGCGCCCGGTGGATGACGTGCGCCTCAGGCGTGCCGCTGCTCGTCGGCGCCTTGGCGGCCATCGACTGTGAGGTCGAGGACGTCGTCGAGCGGCATTCACATGCGATCATCATTGGCCGCATTCTGAATGTAGAGGTTTCCGCGCGGACCGCAGCGCTGGCCTACTGGCAGGGGCGCTATGTCGCCATCGATCAGGATGAGGATGCGGCGAAGCTTGCCGAGGTCAGCGTGCCGGTGCGGAAGACCGCACGGAAGGTCTGA
- the flbD gene encoding sigma-54-dependent transcriptional regulator FlbD, producing the protein MRLLIVGTLKGQLTTATKIAMENGASVTHAEATDQAMAVLRGGKGADLLLVDVALDIRDLVMRLEAEHIHVPIVACGISNDARAAVAAIHAGAKEYIPLPPDPELIAAVLAAVANDSRDLIYRDEAMGKVVKLAQQIAGSDASVMITGESGTGKEVLARYVHSRSTRAKRPFISINCAAIPEHLLESELFGHEKGAFTGAVARRIGKFEEATGGTLLLDEISEMDVRLQSKLLRAIQERVIDRVGGTKPVPVDIRIIATSNRNLTEAVREGTFREDLLFRLNVVNLKIPPLRDRPADILELAQHFAKKYADANGVPLRPISADARRVLTSNRWQGNVRELENTIHRSVLMAQGDEIGPEAILTPDGDRLDLAKTAPAVAHATFAAEQVTRALVGRTVADVERDLILETLKHCLGNRTHAANILGISIRTLRNKLNEYADGGIPITPAGAGEHQRFVAAG; encoded by the coding sequence ATGCGGCTTCTCATCGTTGGCACATTGAAGGGCCAGCTCACGACCGCCACCAAGATCGCGATGGAAAACGGGGCTTCGGTGACCCACGCCGAGGCGACCGACCAGGCGATGGCGGTGCTGCGCGGCGGCAAGGGCGCCGACCTCCTGCTGGTCGACGTCGCCCTCGACATCCGCGACCTGGTGATGCGGCTGGAAGCCGAGCACATCCACGTGCCGATCGTGGCCTGCGGCATCTCCAACGACGCCCGTGCGGCGGTGGCCGCGATCCACGCCGGCGCCAAGGAATACATCCCGCTGCCGCCCGATCCCGAACTGATCGCCGCGGTGCTCGCCGCCGTCGCCAATGACTCGCGCGACCTGATCTATCGCGACGAAGCCATGGGCAAGGTCGTCAAGCTGGCCCAGCAGATCGCGGGCTCCGACGCCTCCGTCATGATCACCGGCGAATCCGGCACCGGCAAGGAAGTGCTGGCGCGCTACGTCCACTCGCGCTCGACCCGCGCCAAGCGGCCGTTCATCTCGATCAATTGCGCGGCGATCCCAGAGCATCTGCTGGAATCAGAATTGTTCGGTCACGAGAAAGGCGCTTTCACCGGCGCGGTCGCCCGCCGCATCGGCAAGTTCGAGGAAGCGACCGGCGGCACGCTGCTGCTCGACGAAATCTCGGAGATGGACGTTCGCCTGCAATCCAAGCTGCTGCGCGCGATCCAGGAGCGCGTGATCGACCGCGTCGGCGGCACCAAGCCGGTGCCGGTCGATATCCGCATCATCGCGACATCGAACCGCAACCTCACGGAGGCCGTGCGCGAAGGGACTTTCCGCGAGGACCTGCTGTTCCGTCTCAACGTCGTCAATCTGAAGATCCCGCCGCTGCGCGACCGTCCGGCCGACATCCTCGAACTGGCGCAGCACTTTGCCAAGAAATATGCCGACGCCAATGGCGTGCCGCTGCGGCCGATCTCCGCCGATGCAAGGCGGGTGCTGACCTCAAACCGCTGGCAAGGCAACGTCCGCGAACTGGAAAACACCATTCATCGTTCGGTGCTGATGGCGCAGGGCGACGAGATCGGTCCCGAGGCGATCCTGACGCCCGACGGCGACCGCCTCGACCTCGCCAAGACCGCACCCGCCGTGGCGCACGCCACCTTTGCCGCCGAGCAGGTGACGCGTGCTTTGGTCGGCCGCACCGTCGCCGACGTCGAGCGCGACCTGATCCTGGAAACGCTCAAGCATTGCCTTGGCAATCGCACCCATGCCGCCAACATCCTTGGCATCTCGATCCGCACGCTGCGCAACAAGCTGAACGAGTATGCCGACGGCGGCATCCCGATCACCCCGGCGGGCGCGGGTGAGCATCAGCGGTTTGTCGCGGCGGGATAG
- the fliN gene encoding flagellar motor switch protein FliN — translation MSDTDAQVPLPDLNAADAPPIDDLAYNEDEQASRIAADLEAVFDVPVQVSAVLGRSKMDVGELLKLGPGTVLELDRRVGEAIDIYVNNRLVARGEVVLVEDKLGVTMTEIIKAERS, via the coding sequence ATGAGTGACACCGACGCACAGGTACCGCTTCCCGATCTCAACGCCGCGGACGCCCCGCCGATCGACGACCTCGCCTACAATGAGGACGAACAGGCCTCGCGCATCGCGGCCGACCTCGAGGCCGTGTTCGACGTGCCGGTGCAGGTCTCGGCCGTGCTCGGCCGCTCCAAGATGGATGTCGGCGAGCTCTTGAAGCTCGGCCCCGGCACCGTGCTCGAACTCGACCGCCGCGTCGGCGAAGCCATCGACATCTACGTCAACAACCGCCTGGTGGCGCGTGGCGAGGTCGTGCTGGTGGAAGACAAGCTCGGCGTGACCATGACGGAAATCATCAAGGCAGAACGCAGCTAA
- a CDS encoding FliH/SctL family protein produces the protein MAAPAKFLFDTDFAAPDRTRERAATAAEIAQKVAEAEARAYRAGYEAAQHEAKVESDRRSALALEEIGITIRGIATRFSGIEARMETEAVDVAVAVARKLCSELVAREPLGEITALVSDCFSHLVATPHLVVRINDRLYEAAREKIERQAAQSGFEGRLVILAEPGIATGDCRIEWADGGVVLERAAIEAKISELVGRYLASRDQAGT, from the coding sequence ATGGCCGCGCCCGCAAAATTCCTGTTCGACACCGACTTCGCAGCACCCGACAGGACGCGCGAACGTGCCGCTACGGCCGCGGAGATCGCGCAAAAGGTCGCGGAGGCCGAGGCGCGCGCCTACCGCGCCGGCTACGAGGCGGCCCAGCACGAGGCGAAGGTGGAGAGTGACCGCCGCTCGGCGCTGGCGCTGGAAGAGATCGGCATCACCATCCGGGGCATCGCCACGCGCTTCTCCGGCATCGAGGCCCGGATGGAGACCGAGGCGGTCGATGTCGCGGTCGCGGTGGCGCGCAAGCTGTGCAGCGAACTGGTCGCCCGCGAACCGCTTGGCGAGATCACAGCGCTGGTCAGCGATTGCTTCTCGCATCTGGTCGCCACCCCGCATCTCGTCGTCCGCATCAACGACCGGCTCTACGAGGCCGCCCGCGAGAAGATCGAACGGCAGGCAGCCCAGAGCGGCTTCGAGGGCCGGCTTGTGATCCTGGCCGAGCCCGGCATCGCCACCGGCGACTGCCGGATCGAATGGGCCGATGGCGGCGTGGTGCTGGAACGCGCAGCCATCGAAGCGAAGATCAGCGAACTCGTCGGGCGCTATCTGGCGTCCCGCGATCAGGCCGGAACATAA
- the fliG gene encoding flagellar motor switch protein FliG: MAAVPQTSNANDITTVISALASRQSGRPKSKPLSGPKRAAILMLALGEQYGGKVWGLLDDDEVRELSIHMSTLGTVEADVVEDLLLEFVSRMSASGALMGTFDATERLLQQYLPSERVTGIMDEIRGPAGRNMWEKLSNVQEEVLANYLKNEYPQTIAVVLSKLKPEHAARVLAILPEDLALDVVGRMLKMEAVQKEVIERVEQTLRTEFMSNLSQTRRRDAHEVMAEIFNNFDRQTETRFITSLEEENRESAERIKALMFTFDDLIKLDSASAQTLMRNVDKDKLGIALKSANEEVRAFFLGNMSSRAGKMLMDDMAAMGPVRLRDVDEAQALLVNLAKDMAARGEITLTKNRADDELVY; encoded by the coding sequence ATGGCCGCCGTACCGCAAACCTCAAACGCCAACGACATCACCACCGTCATCTCGGCGCTGGCGAGCCGTCAGAGCGGGCGGCCGAAGAGCAAGCCGCTGAGCGGTCCGAAGCGCGCCGCCATCCTGATGCTGGCGCTGGGCGAGCAATATGGCGGCAAGGTGTGGGGGCTGCTCGACGACGACGAGGTGCGCGAACTGTCGATCCACATGTCGACGCTCGGCACGGTCGAGGCCGATGTCGTGGAGGATCTGCTGCTCGAATTCGTCTCGCGCATGTCGGCCTCCGGCGCACTGATGGGCACCTTCGACGCCACCGAACGGCTGTTGCAGCAATACCTGCCGTCCGAGCGCGTCACCGGCATCATGGACGAAATTCGCGGCCCCGCCGGCCGCAACATGTGGGAGAAGCTCTCCAACGTGCAGGAAGAGGTGCTCGCCAACTACCTCAAGAACGAATATCCGCAGACCATCGCGGTGGTGCTGTCGAAGCTGAAGCCGGAGCACGCGGCGCGCGTGCTGGCGATCCTGCCCGAGGATCTTGCGCTCGACGTGGTCGGCCGCATGCTGAAGATGGAGGCGGTGCAGAAGGAAGTCATCGAGCGGGTCGAGCAGACGCTGCGCACCGAATTCATGTCCAACCTGTCGCAGACCCGCCGCCGCGACGCCCACGAGGTGATGGCCGAAATCTTCAACAATTTCGACCGCCAGACCGAGACCCGCTTCATCACCTCGCTGGAAGAGGAAAACCGCGAATCCGCCGAGCGCATCAAGGCGCTGATGTTCACCTTCGACGATTTGATCAAGCTCGATTCTGCCTCGGCGCAGACGCTGATGCGCAACGTCGACAAGGACAAGCTCGGCATCGCGCTGAAGAGCGCCAATGAGGAGGTGCGTGCCTTCTTCCTCGGCAACATGTCCTCGCGCGCCGGCAAGATGCTGATGGACGACATGGCCGCGATGGGACCGGTGCGGCTGCGCGACGTCGACGAAGCGCAGGCGCTGCTCGTCAACCTCGCCAAGGACATGGCCGCCAGGGGCGAAATCACCCTGACCAAGAACCGCGCCGACGACGAGCTGGTGTACTGA
- the fliF gene encoding flagellar basal-body MS-ring/collar protein FliF, which produces MQSLVAFLRGLGAARLMAMVAVTTALIGFFAFVIMRVTTPQMTTLFTDLTAEDSSSIIKDLERQAIPFELRNEGAVIMVPKDKVTRLRMKLAESNLPKGGGVGYEIFDKSDALGTTSFVQNINHLRALEGELARTIRAIDRIQAARVHLVLPERPLFAREAPEPSASIVVRVRGSLEPQQIRAIRHVVASAVNGLKPQRVSIVDEAGRLLADGAGKEADIAVGEERRAAFEKRMRNEVEAIVSSVVGQGRARVQLTADFDYNKVTQTSDKFDPEGRVLRSSQTREESSLTAENNGQVTVNNELPNNQTNTTGPAARDQSKKSEETNNYEISRTTKTEITEAGRVNRISVAVLVDGAYTKNEKGEMVYQDRNKEQLDRIATLVRSAIGFDQKRGDQVEVVNLRFAEAPTVPAVVEPTGLLGMLQFTKDDVMYVIELGVMMLLGLVVLFMVIRPLVKRILAAEVVPALAEPVPALTDGTAELGPGQALIAGTSGTAQLIDVAQVQGQVHAQAVHRVGELAERNPNETASIVRQWLSEPAES; this is translated from the coding sequence GTGCAAAGTCTCGTTGCTTTCCTGAGAGGCCTGGGTGCGGCAAGGCTGATGGCCATGGTTGCGGTGACTACCGCACTGATCGGCTTCTTCGCCTTTGTGATCATGCGCGTCACGACGCCGCAGATGACCACCCTGTTCACGGATCTCACCGCCGAAGATTCCTCCAGCATCATCAAGGATCTGGAGCGCCAGGCGATTCCCTTCGAGCTGCGCAACGAAGGCGCGGTCATCATGGTGCCGAAGGACAAGGTCACGCGGCTGCGGATGAAGCTCGCCGAAAGCAACCTGCCCAAGGGCGGCGGCGTCGGCTACGAGATTTTCGACAAGTCCGACGCGCTCGGCACCACCAGCTTCGTCCAGAACATCAACCATCTGCGCGCGCTGGAGGGCGAACTCGCCCGCACCATCCGCGCCATCGACCGCATCCAGGCCGCCCGCGTCCATCTGGTGCTGCCGGAACGGCCCTTGTTCGCGCGCGAGGCGCCGGAGCCGTCGGCCTCCATCGTGGTGCGGGTGCGCGGCAGCCTCGAACCGCAGCAGATCCGCGCCATTCGCCATGTCGTCGCCTCCGCCGTCAACGGATTGAAGCCGCAGCGGGTATCGATCGTCGACGAAGCTGGCCGGCTGCTGGCTGACGGCGCCGGCAAGGAAGCCGATATCGCCGTCGGTGAAGAGCGCCGCGCGGCCTTCGAGAAGCGCATGCGCAACGAGGTCGAGGCGATCGTCTCCTCGGTGGTCGGCCAGGGCCGCGCCCGCGTCCAGCTCACCGCCGACTTCGACTACAACAAGGTTACCCAGACCTCGGACAAGTTCGATCCCGAGGGCCGCGTGCTGCGCTCCAGCCAGACCCGCGAGGAATCCTCGCTGACCGCCGAAAACAACGGCCAGGTGACGGTCAACAACGAACTGCCCAACAACCAGACCAACACCACCGGGCCTGCGGCCCGCGACCAGAGCAAGAAGAGCGAAGAGACCAACAATTACGAGATTTCGCGCACCACTAAGACCGAGATCACCGAGGCCGGCCGGGTCAACCGGATCTCGGTCGCGGTGCTGGTCGACGGCGCCTATACCAAGAACGAAAAAGGCGAAATGGTCTATCAGGACCGCAACAAGGAACAGCTCGACCGCATCGCCACCCTGGTCCGCTCGGCGATCGGCTTCGACCAGAAGCGCGGCGACCAGGTCGAGGTCGTCAATCTTCGCTTTGCCGAAGCGCCGACCGTGCCCGCGGTCGTTGAGCCGACCGGCCTGCTCGGCATGCTGCAGTTCACCAAGGATGACGTCATGTACGTCATCGAACTCGGCGTCATGATGCTGCTCGGCCTCGTGGTGCTGTTCATGGTGATCCGCCCGCTGGTCAAGCGCATCCTGGCTGCCGAAGTTGTTCCCGCGCTGGCCGAACCGGTGCCCGCTTTGACCGACGGCACAGCCGAACTCGGGCCCGGGCAGGCGCTGATTGCCGGCACCAGCGGCACCGCCCAATTGATCGACGTCGCCCAGGTCCAGGGCCAGGTCCACGCGCAGGCCGTGCACCGGGTGGGCGAACTGGCCGAACGTAATCCAAACGAGACCGCCTCCATTGTTCGTCAATGGCTGAGCGAACCCGCCGAGAGCTGA
- the sciP gene encoding CtrA inhibitor SciP, with product MTEPHRPRVKYVIGPDGSPLTIADLPAPGTKRWVIRRKAEVVAAVRGGLLSLEEACSRYTLTVDEFLSWQFSIDQHGLAGLRTTRIQQYRQ from the coding sequence ATGACAGAACCCCATCGCCCGAGGGTAAAATACGTCATCGGGCCTGACGGCAGCCCGTTGACAATTGCTGACCTGCCGGCGCCCGGCACCAAACGGTGGGTGATCCGCCGCAAGGCCGAGGTCGTCGCAGCGGTCCGCGGCGGCCTGCTCTCCCTCGAGGAAGCGTGCAGCCGTTATACCCTGACGGTCGACGAATTCCTGTCCTGGCAGTTTTCCATCGATCAGCATGGTCTGGCAGGCCTCCGGACCACCCGGATCCAGCAATATCGGCAGTAA
- a CDS encoding flagellar hook assembly protein FlgD: MAVDATMPTTIVSAAGTGTASSDKTASDKTTGIADNFQTFLTLLTTQLQHQNPLDPLDTNQFTQQLVQFAGIEQQLKSNEQLKSLVEIEKSAQATQALVYVGNTVAVDGSKAQFDKSATWNFNSEKDTSATITITNSAGQTAYTGNYTLKKGGSSFVWDGKGNDGVQWPAGTYTLTATGKDSSGNNVAISTEVQGVVDSVDLTSSPPLLSIGGQSYTTDKVKRVVRPSTTS, translated from the coding sequence ATGGCAGTCGATGCAACCATGCCGACCACGATCGTCTCGGCGGCCGGGACCGGAACCGCCAGCAGCGACAAGACCGCGTCGGACAAAACGACGGGAATCGCGGATAATTTCCAGACCTTCCTGACGCTGCTGACGACGCAGCTCCAGCACCAGAATCCGCTGGATCCGCTCGACACCAACCAGTTCACCCAGCAGCTCGTGCAGTTCGCCGGCATCGAGCAGCAGCTGAAGTCGAACGAACAACTGAAGTCGCTGGTGGAGATCGAGAAGAGCGCGCAGGCGACGCAGGCGCTGGTCTATGTCGGTAACACCGTGGCCGTCGACGGCAGCAAGGCACAGTTCGACAAATCGGCGACCTGGAATTTCAACTCAGAAAAAGACACCAGCGCGACGATCACGATCACCAATTCGGCGGGACAGACCGCCTATACCGGCAACTACACACTGAAGAAGGGCGGCTCCAGTTTCGTCTGGGACGGCAAGGGCAATGATGGCGTGCAGTGGCCGGCCGGCACTTACACCTTGACCGCCACCGGCAAGGACAGTTCGGGCAACAATGTCGCAATCTCCACCGAAGTCCAGGGCGTCGTGGATTCGGTCGATCTGACCTCCTCCCCACCGCTGCTGTCGATCGGCGGCCAGAGCTACACCACCGATAAGGTCAAGCGGGTGGTCCGCCCGAGCACCACCAGCTAG
- a CDS encoding flagellar hook-length control protein FliK encodes MVSVTSEVSANASFQTAAARSARPDSEPSAGNDSFAALVDSNKAAGNNDNRTQDNAPAPRRPDDAQAAPDNRSRANAAASDKANKAARNDSNDRNAAANARSDKTRDDNKVDAKADTDTKTDIDTKAATTRRAKSKSDAAKSDDAKSGETTQGSSGDASPATDQTETAQDGTAVVTADAIAVAIPAATTPAATASATSATDKATAPLAIAAAAIAASASLAAETAPAAPAAEATETATATQPATANAAQADGSAKPGVQGAVGQAVSAQATSADPSIATGIAQAASVVAATPAATKAAAQLKNPDLARKGATTAVEQAGTTDTAAPATPAADTIVPAVTPTTEAAGKPKSENGIADAVKADASGNSIVPPAANAQAHAHLAAADIGQTPVNSSGNGLQAAGAIQAQQPAVAATTPAPAAQLTATAAASAPIPVSGLAMEIAASAKSGKTRFEIRLDPAELGRIDVRIDVDRHGQVTSHLTVERPETLSMLRQDANQLQRALDNAGLSTGNGGLQFSLRDQSSQGQNDGNQSNPNAHRLVVSEEDSVPAVVAGRSYGRMLGSSGGVDIRI; translated from the coding sequence GTGGTTAGTGTCACGTCAGAAGTATCGGCAAACGCATCTTTTCAGACCGCGGCGGCAAGGTCGGCCCGGCCGGATTCCGAACCGTCAGCCGGAAACGACAGCTTCGCGGCGCTGGTCGACAGCAACAAGGCCGCCGGCAACAACGACAATCGCACCCAGGACAACGCTCCCGCCCCGCGCCGCCCCGACGATGCACAAGCCGCGCCCGACAACCGCTCGCGCGCCAATGCTGCCGCATCTGACAAGGCGAACAAGGCCGCGCGCAACGATTCGAATGATCGCAACGCCGCGGCCAACGCCCGCAGCGACAAGACGCGCGACGACAACAAAGTCGACGCCAAGGCCGATACCGATACCAAGACCGATATCGACACCAAGGCCGCGACGACCCGCCGCGCCAAATCGAAGTCCGACGCGGCGAAGTCCGATGACGCGAAGTCCGGCGAGACGACGCAAGGCTCTTCCGGCGACGCTTCCCCGGCAACCGATCAGACCGAGACGGCGCAGGATGGAACGGCCGTGGTGACGGCCGACGCCATTGCCGTTGCCATCCCGGCTGCCACAACGCCGGCAGCGACAGCTTCCGCGACATCCGCGACCGACAAGGCGACCGCACCGCTTGCCATCGCAGCGGCAGCGATCGCAGCCTCCGCTTCGCTCGCCGCCGAGACGGCGCCAGCCGCTCCCGCCGCTGAGGCCACCGAAACCGCCACCGCAACCCAGCCCGCAACCGCGAACGCCGCGCAGGCCGACGGCAGCGCCAAGCCCGGCGTGCAAGGCGCGGTCGGCCAGGCCGTCAGCGCCCAGGCCACATCCGCCGACCCATCCATCGCAACCGGCATCGCTCAGGCCGCTTCCGTGGTCGCGGCGACGCCCGCCGCCACCAAAGCCGCCGCGCAGCTCAAGAACCCCGATCTCGCCAGGAAAGGCGCCACGACGGCGGTCGAGCAGGCCGGCACCACCGATACCGCCGCGCCCGCAACACCTGCCGCGGACACGATCGTGCCCGCCGTCACGCCGACGACCGAAGCCGCGGGCAAGCCGAAGTCCGAGAATGGCATCGCCGACGCCGTGAAGGCCGACGCCTCAGGCAATTCCATCGTGCCGCCGGCCGCGAACGCCCAAGCCCACGCGCATCTTGCCGCCGCCGATATCGGCCAGACGCCGGTCAATTCCTCCGGCAACGGCCTGCAGGCCGCCGGCGCGATCCAGGCGCAGCAACCGGCCGTTGCCGCCACGACGCCGGCACCTGCTGCCCAGCTCACCGCCACGGCCGCCGCCAGCGCGCCGATACCGGTGAGTGGGCTTGCGATGGAAATCGCAGCCTCTGCCAAGAGCGGCAAGACCCGCTTCGAAATCCGGCTCGATCCCGCCGAACTCGGCCGCATCGACGTCCGCATCGATGTTGATCGCCACGGCCAGGTGACGTCGCATCTGACCGTCGAACGGCCGGAAACGCTGTCGATGCTGCGCCAGGACGCCAACCAGTTGCAGCGCGCACTCGACAACGCTGGCCTCTCGACCGGCAATGGCGGCCTGCAGTTCAGCCTGCGCGACCAGTCTTCGCAGGGCCAGAACGACGGCAACCAGTCCAATCCCAATGCCCATCGCCTCGTCGTCAGCGAGGAAGACAGCGTGCCGGCCGTCGTCGCCGGCCGCAGCTACGGCCGCATGCTCGGGTCGAGCGGCGGCGTCGACATCAGGATTTAA
- the mnmA gene encoding tRNA 2-thiouridine(34) synthase MnmA: MRNSLDLEGRPQDTRIVVAMSGGVDSSVTAALLKSEGYDVVGITLQLYDHGAATHRKGACCAGRDIHDARNVAERIGIPHYVLDYESRFRESVIDNFADSYALGETPVPCIECNRSVKFRDLLSTARELGAHALATGHYVASRRLADGSRAMVCAADADRDQSYFLFATTREQLDYLRFPLGDMTKPQTRELARRFGLEVADKQDSQDICFVPTGRYTDIIGRLKPGAIEPGDIVDLDGRVIGRHQGIVHFTVGQRKGLGIAAGAPLYVVKLDAAGRRVVVGPREALRMDRIRLRDVNWIGDGPLDRVIGDGIEMFVRVRSTRAPQPAWLRAVDGGYEVELVAGEEGVSPGQACVFYDAPAGQARVLGGGFIKSATATNAAARAGAQQTMTPLPEVMRT, from the coding sequence ATGCGAAACAGTTTGGATCTCGAAGGCCGTCCGCAGGACACGCGGATCGTGGTCGCCATGTCCGGCGGCGTCGATTCCTCCGTGACGGCTGCCTTGCTGAAGTCCGAGGGCTACGACGTGGTCGGGATCACGCTGCAGCTTTACGACCATGGCGCGGCCACCCATCGCAAGGGCGCCTGCTGCGCCGGCCGCGACATCCACGATGCCCGCAACGTCGCCGAGCGGATCGGCATTCCGCATTACGTGCTCGACTATGAAAGCCGCTTCCGCGAATCCGTGATCGACAATTTTGCCGACAGCTACGCGCTCGGCGAAACGCCGGTGCCCTGCATCGAGTGCAACCGCTCGGTCAAGTTTCGCGATCTGCTTTCGACCGCGCGCGAGCTCGGCGCGCATGCGCTCGCGACCGGACACTATGTCGCCTCGCGCCGGCTTGCCGACGGATCGCGCGCGATGGTGTGTGCGGCCGACGCCGATCGTGACCAGAGCTATTTCCTGTTCGCGACCACGCGCGAGCAGCTCGACTATCTGCGCTTTCCCCTCGGCGACATGACCAAGCCGCAGACCCGCGAACTGGCGCGGCGCTTCGGCCTCGAAGTCGCCGACAAGCAGGACAGCCAGGACATCTGCTTCGTGCCGACCGGGCGCTACACCGACATCATCGGCCGCCTGAAGCCCGGCGCGATCGAGCCCGGCGACATCGTCGATCTCGACGGCCGCGTTATCGGCCGGCATCAGGGCATCGTTCATTTCACCGTCGGCCAGCGCAAGGGGCTCGGCATCGCCGCCGGCGCGCCGCTCTATGTCGTCAAGCTCGATGCGGCCGGCCGCCGCGTCGTGGTCGGGCCGCGCGAGGCGCTGCGGATGGATCGCATCCGCCTTCGTGACGTCAACTGGATCGGCGACGGTCCGCTCGACCGCGTCATCGGCGACGGCATCGAGATGTTCGTGCGCGTACGCTCGACACGCGCGCCGCAGCCGGCCTGGTTGCGCGCGGTCGATGGCGGCTATGAGGTCGAACTCGTCGCCGGCGAGGAGGGCGTATCGCCCGGCCAGGCCTGCGTGTTCTACGATGCGCCTGCAGGACAGGCGCGCGTGCTTGGCGGCGGATTCATCAAGAGCGCGACCGCAACGAATGCGGCGGCAAGGGCAGGGGCGCAGCAAACGATGACGCCGCTGCCCGAGGTGATGCGCACTTAA